From Cronobacter turicensis z3032, the proteins below share one genomic window:
- the yccJ gene encoding Uncharacterized protein yccJ, translating to MPTQESKTHHVGEWASLRNTSPEIAEAIFEVADYDEVMAEKIWEEGSDEVLIRAFKKTDKDSLFWGEQTIERKNV from the coding sequence ATGCCAACACAAGAATCGAAAACCCATCACGTGGGGGAATGGGCCAGCCTGCGTAATACGTCCCCTGAAATTGCTGAAGCGATTTTCGAAGTGGCCGATTACGATGAGGTTATGGCCGAGAAGATCTGGGAAGAAGGCAGCGATGAAGTGCTGATCCGCGCCTTTAAGAAAACCGACAAAGATTCCCTCTTTTGGGGCGAGCAGACGATCGAACGTAAGAACGTCTGA
- the rutC gene encoding UPF0076 protein rutC: MPKQVIIPPGASTPIAPFVPGTLADGVVYVSGTLPFDKANNVVYPGDPKAQTRHVLETIRHVIETAGGTMEDVTFNSIFITDWKNYAAINEIYAEFFPGDKPARFCIQCGLVKPEALVEIATVAHIGPSGGA; the protein is encoded by the coding sequence ATGCCAAAACAGGTCATTATTCCGCCCGGCGCCAGCACGCCCATCGCGCCGTTTGTGCCCGGCACGCTCGCCGATGGCGTGGTCTATGTCTCCGGCACGCTGCCTTTCGATAAGGCCAACAATGTGGTGTATCCCGGCGACCCAAAGGCGCAAACCCGTCATGTGCTGGAGACGATCCGGCACGTTATCGAAACGGCGGGTGGAACGATGGAGGACGTGACGTTCAACTCGATTTTTATTACCGACTGGAAAAACTACGCCGCGATTAACGAAATTTACGCGGAGTTTTTCCCCGGTGACAAACCGGCGCGCTTTTGTATTCAGTGCGGTCTGGTGAAGCCGGAGGCGTTGGTGGAGATAGCCACGGTCGCCCATATCGGGCCGTCAGGAGGCGCATGA
- the rutB gene encoding Putative isochorismatase family protein rutB — MNAVNLMARPEALTFAPEQSALIVVDMQNAYASQGGYLDLAGFDVSTTAPVIENIKTAVAAAREAGMTIVWFQNGWDSDYLEAGGPGSPNFHKSNALKTMRRRPELHGKLLAKGGWDYQLVDELTPLPGDIVLPKPRYSGFFNTPLDSMLRARNIRHLVFTGIATNVCVESTLRDGFFLEYFGVVLEDATHQAGPPFAQQAALFNIETFFGWVSDVQRFCDALSPAALARIA, encoded by the coding sequence ATGAATGCGGTGAATCTGATGGCGCGCCCTGAGGCGCTCACTTTCGCGCCGGAACAGAGCGCGCTGATTGTGGTGGATATGCAAAACGCCTATGCAAGCCAGGGCGGTTATCTGGATCTGGCGGGGTTTGATGTCTCAACCACCGCGCCGGTGATTGAGAACATTAAAACCGCCGTGGCGGCCGCGCGCGAGGCGGGCATGACCATCGTCTGGTTCCAGAACGGCTGGGACAGCGACTATCTCGAAGCGGGCGGCCCCGGATCGCCAAACTTTCATAAATCGAACGCGCTGAAAACCATGCGCCGCCGCCCGGAGCTGCACGGCAAGTTGCTGGCGAAAGGCGGCTGGGATTATCAACTCGTGGATGAACTCACGCCGCTTCCCGGCGATATCGTACTGCCGAAACCGCGCTACAGCGGCTTTTTCAACACGCCGCTCGACAGCATGCTGCGCGCGCGCAATATCCGCCATCTGGTCTTTACCGGCATCGCCACCAATGTCTGTGTGGAATCGACGCTGCGCGACGGCTTTTTCCTGGAGTATTTCGGCGTGGTGCTGGAAGACGCCACGCACCAGGCCGGGCCGCCGTTCGCCCAGCAGGCCGCGCTGTTTAATATCGAAACCTTTTTCGGCTGGGTGAGCGACGTGCAGCGCTTCTGCGACGCGCTTTCTCCCGCCGCCCTCGCCCGCATCGCGTAA
- a CDS encoding Putative NADH dehydrogenase/NAD(P)H nitroreductase ESA_02366, whose protein sequence is MSEALSASALATLFTDARTHSAWRETPVSDAQLRDLYEMVRLGPTSANCSPGRLLFVRTPEAKARLKPALSSGNVEKTMQAPVTAIVGWDSEFYEALPTLFPYADARAWFTSSPAVAEETAFRNSSLQAGYLIMACRALGLDTGPMSGFDRAAVDVEFFSGTPWKSNLLINIGYGDADKLHPRLPRLSFEDACAIV, encoded by the coding sequence ATGAGCGAAGCTCTGAGCGCCAGCGCGCTCGCCACCTTATTTACCGACGCCCGCACCCACAGCGCCTGGCGGGAAACGCCGGTCAGCGACGCGCAGCTGCGCGATCTCTATGAGATGGTGCGCCTCGGCCCGACCTCCGCCAACTGCTCGCCGGGGCGGCTGCTGTTTGTCAGAACGCCGGAGGCTAAAGCCCGCCTGAAGCCTGCGCTCTCCAGCGGCAACGTTGAGAAAACCATGCAGGCCCCGGTGACCGCCATCGTCGGCTGGGACAGTGAATTCTACGAGGCGCTGCCGACGCTGTTCCCGTACGCCGACGCCCGCGCCTGGTTCACCTCAAGCCCGGCGGTGGCTGAGGAGACCGCGTTTCGCAACAGCTCGCTACAGGCCGGGTATCTGATTATGGCCTGCCGCGCGCTGGGGCTCGATACCGGCCCGATGTCCGGCTTTGACCGTGCGGCGGTGGATGTCGAATTCTTCAGCGGCACTCCCTGGAAGAGCAATTTGCTTATCAATATTGGCTATGGCGATGCGGATAAACTGCACCCGCGCCTGCCGCGTCTTTCCTTTGAAGACGCCTGCGCGATCGTTTAA
- the rutF gene encoding Putative flavin reductase rutF — protein sequence MSEQQAFRDAMSRLGAAVNIVTTDGPAGMAGFTASAVCSVTDSPPTLLVCLNRNASVWPVFQANGQLCVNTLAAGHEALSGLFGGKTPMEERFAAARWRRGVTGSPQLDGAVVSFDCRVEQVVPVSTHDVLLCRVLEITRNDDTHGLVWFDRHYHALSRPVCGLAS from the coding sequence ATGAGTGAACAACAGGCTTTTCGCGATGCGATGTCCCGGCTCGGGGCGGCAGTGAATATTGTGACTACCGACGGCCCGGCGGGCATGGCGGGCTTTACCGCCTCGGCGGTGTGCAGCGTGACGGACAGCCCGCCGACGCTGCTGGTGTGCCTGAACCGCAACGCCTCTGTCTGGCCGGTGTTTCAGGCCAACGGTCAGCTGTGCGTCAACACGCTTGCCGCCGGGCACGAGGCGCTCTCTGGTCTCTTCGGCGGTAAAACGCCGATGGAAGAACGCTTCGCCGCCGCCCGCTGGCGTCGCGGCGTCACCGGCTCTCCGCAGCTTGACGGCGCGGTCGTCTCCTTCGACTGCCGGGTGGAACAGGTAGTGCCGGTCTCCACCCACGACGTACTGCTGTGCCGGGTGCTTGAAATTACACGAAACGACGATACGCACGGGCTGGTCTGGTTTGACCGGCATTATCACGCCCTCTCGCGCCCCGTCTGCGGGCTCGCCTCTTAG
- the rutD gene encoding Protein rutD: protein MKLRISDAPFPGAPVMVMISGLGGLGGYWLAQQNALSQAYQVVVYDQRGTGDNADTLPEGYTLTDMAQELHRALALHGVQRYAVLGHALGGLVGLELALAYPRAVSALVIINGWLSLGTWTRRCFDARERLLLDSGPAVYVAAQPLFLYPPQWAQENQPRLEAEEALQNAHFQGTENLLRRLWALKTADYRERAARVTTPVQLICARDDVLVPWTCSQALHEALPHSRLDVMTSGGHACNVTAPQRFNSLLYAGLAALTPAPHKETV, encoded by the coding sequence ATGAAACTGCGTATAAGCGACGCTCCCTTCCCCGGCGCGCCGGTGATGGTGATGATTTCAGGCCTCGGCGGCCTTGGCGGCTACTGGCTGGCGCAACAGAACGCGCTCAGTCAGGCGTATCAGGTGGTGGTGTATGACCAGCGCGGCACCGGCGACAACGCCGATACGCTGCCGGAGGGTTATACGCTCACCGACATGGCGCAGGAGCTGCACCGCGCGCTGGCGCTCCACGGCGTGCAGCGCTACGCGGTGCTCGGCCACGCGCTTGGCGGACTGGTCGGCCTTGAACTGGCGCTGGCGTACCCCAGGGCGGTCAGCGCGCTGGTGATTATTAACGGCTGGCTGTCGCTCGGCACCTGGACGCGCCGCTGCTTCGACGCCCGCGAGCGGCTGCTGCTCGACAGCGGCCCGGCGGTTTACGTCGCCGCGCAACCGCTGTTCCTCTACCCGCCGCAGTGGGCGCAGGAAAACCAGCCGCGCCTCGAAGCCGAAGAGGCGCTGCAAAACGCCCATTTTCAGGGCACCGAAAACCTGCTGCGCAGGCTGTGGGCGCTGAAAACCGCCGATTATCGCGAGCGCGCCGCACGCGTCACCACGCCGGTCCAGCTGATTTGCGCGCGCGATGACGTGCTGGTGCCGTGGACCTGTTCGCAGGCGCTGCACGAGGCGTTGCCCCACAGTCGTCTCGATGTCATGACGTCCGGCGGCCACGCCTGCAACGTCACCGCGCCGCAACGCTTTAATTCTCTGCTTTATGCCGGGCTTGCGGCACTTACGCCCGCGCCCCACAAGGAGACCGTATGA
- the rutA gene encoding Putative monooxygenase rutA: protein MQRHATVLLPAKERFVMKIGVFVPIGNNGWLISTHAPQYMPTFELNKAIVQKAEQQQFDFALSMIKLRGFGGKTEFWDHNLESFTLMAGLAAVTSRIQIYATAATLTLPPAIVARMASTIDSISGGRFGVNLVTGWQKPEYEQMGLWPGDEYFSRRYDYLTEYVHVLRDLWDTGQSDFKGDYFTMNDCRVSPRPQQPMKVICAGQSDAGMAFSAQHADYNFCFGKGVNTPAAFAPTAARMKAAADKAGRNVGSYVLFMVIADETDDAARAKWEHYKAGADEEALSWLTEQSQKDTRSGADTNVRQMADPTSAVNINMGTLVGSYASVARMLDEVAAVPGTEGVLLTFDDFLTGIDAFGEHIQPLMRCRDHLRVTQEVA from the coding sequence ATGCAACGCCACGCGACGGTTCTTTTACCCGCAAAAGAGAGGTTCGTGATGAAAATTGGTGTCTTTGTGCCTATCGGAAACAACGGCTGGCTGATCTCTACCCATGCCCCGCAATACATGCCGACGTTCGAGCTGAATAAAGCCATCGTGCAGAAAGCCGAGCAGCAGCAGTTCGATTTTGCGCTCTCGATGATCAAACTGCGCGGCTTCGGCGGGAAGACCGAATTCTGGGATCACAACCTGGAGTCGTTCACCTTAATGGCGGGCCTCGCCGCCGTGACCTCGCGCATCCAGATTTACGCCACCGCCGCCACGCTCACCCTGCCGCCCGCGATTGTGGCGCGCATGGCGTCAACCATCGACTCCATCTCCGGCGGACGGTTTGGCGTGAACCTCGTGACCGGCTGGCAGAAACCGGAATATGAACAGATGGGCCTGTGGCCGGGCGATGAGTACTTCTCACGCCGCTACGACTATCTCACCGAATATGTCCACGTGCTGCGCGACCTCTGGGACACCGGCCAGAGCGATTTCAAAGGCGACTACTTTACGATGAACGACTGCCGCGTCAGCCCACGCCCGCAGCAGCCGATGAAAGTGATCTGCGCGGGCCAGAGCGACGCGGGCATGGCGTTTTCCGCACAGCACGCCGACTACAACTTCTGCTTCGGCAAAGGCGTGAATACGCCTGCCGCTTTCGCGCCGACCGCCGCGCGGATGAAAGCCGCTGCCGATAAAGCCGGGCGCAACGTCGGCTCCTACGTGCTGTTTATGGTGATCGCCGACGAAACCGACGACGCAGCGCGCGCCAAATGGGAGCACTACAAAGCCGGCGCCGATGAAGAGGCGCTGTCGTGGCTCACCGAGCAGAGCCAGAAAGATACGCGCTCCGGCGCGGATACCAACGTGCGCCAGATGGCGGACCCGACCTCGGCGGTCAATATCAATATGGGCACGCTGGTCGGCTCCTACGCAAGCGTCGCGCGGATGCTGGATGAAGTCGCCGCCGTGCCGGGCACCGAAGGCGTGCTGCTGACGTTCGACGATTTCCTGACCGGCATCGACGCCTTTGGCGAACATATTCAGCCGCTGATGCGCTGTCGCGATCATCTGCGCGTGACGCAGGAGGTGGCCTGA
- the rutG gene encoding Putative pyrimidine permease rutG has translation MANSWFPRWRKPAGPAGGVVAPDETLSAGQTLVMGVQHAVAMFGATVLMPLLMGLDPNLSILMSGIGTLLFFVITGGRVPSYLGSSAAFVGVVIAATGFNGQGLNPNMSVALGGIIACGLLYTLIGVVVMKSGTRWIERLMPPVVTGAVVMAIGLNLAPIAVKSVSASGFDGWMAVMTVLCIGLVAVFTRGMVQRLLILMGLIAAWALYALFTNVLGFGKPVDFTPAAQAAWFGLPHFAAPTFNVQAIMLIAPVAVILIAENLGHLKAVAGMTGRTMDPYMGRAFVGDGLATMLSGAVGGSGVTTYAENIGVMAVTKVYSTLVFVAAAVIALLLGFSPKFGALIHTIPAPVIGGASIVVFGLIAVAGARIWVQNHVDLSQNGNLIMVAVTLVLGAGDFALTVGGFTLGGIGTATFGAIALNALLSRKQAHAAEPVLTPQDPPSQA, from the coding sequence ATGGCCAATTCCTGGTTTCCTCGCTGGCGTAAACCTGCCGGCCCCGCGGGCGGCGTGGTGGCCCCGGACGAAACGCTCTCCGCCGGTCAGACGCTGGTTATGGGCGTACAGCACGCGGTGGCGATGTTCGGCGCGACGGTGCTGATGCCGCTCTTGATGGGGCTCGATCCGAATTTGTCGATCCTGATGTCCGGCATCGGCACGCTGCTGTTTTTTGTGATTACCGGCGGGCGTGTGCCGAGTTATCTCGGCTCCAGCGCCGCCTTCGTGGGGGTGGTGATCGCCGCCACCGGCTTTAACGGCCAGGGGCTGAACCCGAATATGAGCGTGGCGCTCGGCGGTATTATCGCCTGCGGCCTGCTGTATACGCTTATCGGCGTGGTGGTCATGAAATCGGGTACGCGCTGGATAGAACGGCTGATGCCGCCGGTCGTGACTGGCGCTGTGGTGATGGCAATTGGGCTTAATCTCGCGCCGATTGCGGTCAAAAGCGTCTCCGCCAGCGGCTTTGATGGCTGGATGGCGGTGATGACCGTGCTCTGTATCGGCCTCGTGGCGGTATTCACGCGCGGCATGGTGCAGCGGCTGCTGATCCTGATGGGGCTTATCGCCGCTTGGGCGCTGTATGCGCTGTTCACCAATGTGCTTGGCTTCGGCAAGCCGGTGGACTTCACGCCGGCGGCGCAGGCCGCGTGGTTCGGGCTGCCGCACTTCGCCGCGCCGACGTTCAACGTGCAGGCCATCATGCTGATTGCGCCAGTGGCGGTAATTCTGATCGCCGAAAATCTCGGGCACCTGAAAGCGGTGGCGGGCATGACCGGGCGCACAATGGACCCGTATATGGGGCGCGCGTTTGTCGGCGACGGGCTGGCGACGATGCTCTCCGGCGCAGTGGGCGGCAGCGGCGTGACGACCTATGCGGAGAATATCGGCGTGATGGCGGTGACGAAAGTCTACTCGACGCTGGTCTTTGTGGCGGCGGCGGTAATCGCCCTGCTGCTGGGCTTCTCGCCGAAATTCGGCGCGCTGATCCACACTATTCCGGCGCCGGTTATCGGCGGCGCGTCGATTGTGGTCTTCGGGCTGATTGCGGTCGCGGGCGCGCGTATCTGGGTGCAGAACCATGTCGATCTCAGCCAGAACGGCAATCTGATCATGGTGGCGGTGACGCTGGTGCTGGGGGCGGGTGATTTCGCGCTCACGGTGGGCGGCTTTACGCTCGGCGGGATCGGCACCGCCACATTCGGAGCGATTGCGCTAAATGCGCTGTTAAGCCGCAAACAGGCGCACGCGGCTGAGCCAGTGCTTACGCCGCAGGATCCACCCTCGCAGGCATAA
- the rutR gene encoding HTH-type transcriptional regulator rutR, protein MKKRTKRSKTLHRKQAALRNQSAARSSLERAFAMLEQNRRRGRMAQGAQKETGKRSKAVAAKKQAILDAGLTLFSQFGLHGTSLEQVAERSGVSKTNLLYYFPSKEALYVAVLKHILDIWLAPLRAFRADLQPLAAISEYIRLKLEVSRDFPEASRLFCLEMLQGAPLLMTELQGDLKALVETKSAIISGWVASGKLAPVDPHHLIFMIWATTQHYADFATQVEAVTGATLADEAFFNRTVENVQRMIIEGVRVR, encoded by the coding sequence CTGAAAAAGCGGACTAAACGGTCAAAAACGTTGCACAGAAAACAGGCAGCGTTGCGCAATCAAAGTGCAGCGAGGTCGAGCCTGGAGCGCGCTTTTGCTATGCTTGAGCAAAACAGAAGGAGAGGGCGCATGGCACAAGGCGCGCAAAAAGAGACGGGCAAGCGTTCAAAGGCGGTAGCGGCGAAGAAACAGGCTATTCTGGACGCCGGGCTGACGCTGTTTTCCCAGTTTGGCCTGCATGGCACCAGTCTGGAACAGGTGGCGGAGCGCTCAGGCGTTTCCAAAACCAATCTGCTCTACTATTTTCCTTCCAAAGAGGCGCTGTATGTCGCCGTGCTGAAGCACATTCTGGATATCTGGCTGGCGCCGTTGCGGGCCTTTCGGGCGGATCTGCAACCGCTCGCGGCCATCAGCGAATACATTCGCTTAAAGCTTGAGGTCTCGCGCGACTTTCCGGAAGCCTCGCGGCTGTTCTGTCTGGAGATGCTTCAGGGCGCGCCGCTTTTAATGACTGAATTACAGGGCGATTTAAAAGCGCTGGTGGAGACCAAGTCGGCCATCATCAGCGGCTGGGTGGCAAGCGGTAAGCTGGCCCCCGTCGATCCGCACCATTTGATTTTTATGATCTGGGCTACCACCCAGCACTACGCTGATTTCGCGACCCAGGTAGAAGCTGTCACCGGCGCGACGCTCGCCGACGAGGCGTTCTTTAACCGCACCGTCGAGAATGTTCAGCGGATGATTATTGAAGGCGTTCGGGTGCGGTGA
- the wrbA gene encoding Flavoprotein wrbA codes for MAKVLVLYYSMYGHVETLAHAVAEGVEKVQGAEVTIKRVPETMQAEAFAKAGGKTQNAPVATPQELADYDAIIVGTPTRFGNMSGQMRTFFDQTGGLWASGALYGKLGSVFSSTGTGGGQEHTISSTWTTLAHHGMIIVPIGYGAQELFDISTVRGGTPYGATTIAGGDGSRQPSQEELAIARYQGEYVAGLAVKMKG; via the coding sequence ATGGCGAAAGTTCTGGTGCTTTATTATTCCATGTATGGGCATGTCGAAACGCTGGCGCACGCGGTTGCGGAAGGCGTTGAAAAGGTTCAGGGCGCGGAAGTGACCATTAAGCGCGTGCCGGAAACCATGCAGGCGGAAGCGTTCGCGAAAGCGGGCGGCAAAACGCAAAACGCCCCGGTGGCCACGCCGCAAGAGCTTGCGGATTACGACGCCATTATCGTCGGTACCCCGACCCGTTTTGGCAATATGTCCGGCCAGATGCGTACCTTCTTTGACCAGACGGGCGGCCTGTGGGCCTCCGGCGCGCTGTACGGGAAACTGGGGAGCGTCTTTAGCTCTACCGGCACCGGCGGTGGTCAGGAACACACAATCTCCTCCACATGGACTACCCTTGCTCATCATGGAATGATCATTGTGCCTATCGGTTATGGCGCGCAGGAACTCTTTGATATTTCCACGGTTCGCGGCGGAACGCCTTACGGCGCGACTACCATCGCAGGCGGCGACGGTTCACGCCAGCCAAGCCAGGAAGAACTGGCGATCGCCCGCTATCAGGGCGAATATGTGGCGGGCCTCGCCGTCAAAATGAAAGGCTAA